AATGAAATGTTACAAAACTATGGAAAACCTTTACTGATTTCCGGGATTTCTTAGCATGTGTTTAATGGGAAAGTAACatatttcctcattatttgacATGTACCGAGTTTACCTAAATCTATTAACCTGATTTTAAGTGCTTACATagtctacaaaaataattataaGACACGTGGGTTTACCTCTTTGaatacattattttctttattatgcTCTAAAATCAAGGCAAAAAAACATGTCCAATAGActaataagaaaaataatgtttttcgttttataatttatattactttattttttaaaagtaaggcTTTTAATTGATGAATTGCAACCAATGACTCGAAGAGTACAATCTCAGTGTATCTAATGAGGGACAACAGGAATATgtaatttaaaatcaattttaattttaggtATGTGTCAATGATAATTGAGCGGCTGTGTCTACcagtttaaaagaaatatctttgatgtgttttttcattCTGTGCTTACAGACATTCACCTAGCACGGTAAGATTAATCTAGTTGTCTTGTAGATCTTTCTTTTTTTCCAATTAACCTTAAAAATTCGGGGTTCtcttaaaaaatcttcttcttttttttttaaacatagacATTGTGGCTTGCTATTTTTAACAATACCTTGATTATATCATCTTATGTTTGCAGTAAGGTCACAATTGTccaaaaaatataatgattattggtatttaaatataataaactagtcaaagttttttgaaatttacatgtgaagagcaggatctgcttacccttccggagcacctgagatcacccctagtttttggtggggttagttttgtttattctttagttttctatgttgtgtcatgtgtactattgtgtatttgtttgtccttttcatttttagccatgacgttgtcagtttattttcgattgataagtttgactgtccctctgatatctttcgtccctcttttgcaacaAAACGAGTACTTGTTTAAGGAGAAGGCTGACTCTATAATATGTAATCGAATTTATTATTTCGTCttaaactttatataaaaatattttattcaatatatgtTCAGTAAATATCCTTGTGGAGGTGTTACAGTAGTGGTCTAGGGCAATATACACAATGGATGTGGTGTTGCTAAGATGTATTAGATGCATGGGTTTAAATCACACtgaggaaaatacaaaaaaaaattaacggaAATTTCCAGGTCTTACATTGGTGGGCTTAATTAAAGAGGAAGTATTATATGAACTATGGTTTTAACCCTGTTTAGTCACAGGTTATCCAACGACAGTCGTAAAGTTATCTCATTTTTATACCTATCTATATTatgtagtgttgtcaacggttaaccggttaaccggttaaccgttcgaacgatcgaataccgaataccaaaaaatctaaccggttaaccggactttttttcaatttaaatagatttcatataaatttgtattgaaatcattaaatagttgtgttttctttaaaaaatgttgtcgtggtaattaatttgacggaTCAACTGTCCAGTATACTGATTGGTATtgttaatacaaaaatataaaattaattaaaatttgtttctcagctcggggcaagatcttaaggaaacataattagtttcatgttttttaacaataatttttaatcagtaatacgattaaattttacgatttacttcattatttcacttttgatcttatattgtgtagacctacatgTGAATGTGCGTCGTGCAAGTCTTTGTCATAACTATATACTAattcaaaaactgtaaaaagcaaaccaacgtgaatgtaatcaatgtatacttgatggtATGAATATCaggattaatcaattttaaattgaaaaaacaCCTCGCATTATTTTTGGAGACAACAAGACAAAATGGaagaatcatcggtttcagacatattcaattctacgagatcaagacgtttttttatttttcaatttgaagttagtacaaacgccataATGGATaccgtgtatttgattattaaaagtaaaacttCGACAGGAGGCTTCACAGATAAGCCTTATAAAAGCAAAGACCAAACTTTCattcatcgtattataaaaacgtaaatgtgtgacttggatggaatgtagtcacattgacactcataccacatcttcttacatcgaTGTGTAGGGTACTTTtgataaggccttcaaacattaacttaaactaccggttaaccggcaATGaataggcaaaagtgtacgatttgacaacactaatattatgtaaatctatTTGGTCTTACATTAAGCTCACCAATGTAAGATCGACAAATATTTGTTCTTCCCTCAGCGAAATCTAAACCAACATAAGGCAACACTACCTGTATAAATATATAGTTTAATAACTGATAACAATCATCGCGAAACTTTGTCAGGATCATGCTCAATGTCTTAGAATGTACTTTTTCTAGATATTTTTATCGAAATAAAGAAGATCATCAGACAGAATTGTTGTAatgcttttttaatatatttatcatcattatttacttttttaagtATTGAAAGTAAGACAGTTTATATACACTTGAACGGTAATTTTGAAATTGCATACTTATTATTAAAGGTTTCATCATGAATATGTTTATCCTTGTCCTGTGTGTTTGTTATGCGGCAGTTGCCAATGGAAGCTCTAAATACAAAGGCCCAACATACATTGATCTTGGTGTTACCAGATTTCTACCAGCGAAGTATAGTAAAACCTGGAATGAACAAGACAAACCGATACCATATTTCACTGGTCTTCCACAACATTTACGTGGACAAGCATTTGCACTCGCAGTAGATAGCCCTCTTGTAAGGATTGGAACCGGCGGTGGCATCGGTGGTGGACTCGGAGGTGGACTCGGAGGTGGACGTGGAGGAGGACACGGCGGTGGAGGTAGAATCGGAGGTGGACGCGGAGGTGGACATGGAGGTGGTAATGGCGGTGGATTCAAAGGTGGTCGCGGAGGGGGACACGGAGGTGGAATCGGCGGTGGACTCGGAGGTGGAATTGTAGTTGGAATCGGGGGTGGACGCGGAGGTGGACATGGAGGTGGTAATGGCGGTGGATTCAAAGGTGGTCGCGGAGGGGGACTCGGAGGTGGACGCAGAGGCGGATACGGTGGTGGACTCGGAGGTGGAATTGTAGTTGGAATCGGCGGTGGACGCGGAGGTGGAAAAGGAAGAGGTGGACAGGGTCCAAGCTATGGAGGACAATACGGCGGACAAGCAACAAACTATGGTGGACAGGGTTCAGGATATGGTGTCACCTATGGTGGACAAGCTCCAAGCTACGGCAGTCAATATGGCGGACAAGCAACAAACTATGGTGGACAGGGTTCAGCATATGGTGTCACTTATAGTGGACCAGTTTCCAGCTATGGTGGTCAATATGGCGGACAAGCAGCATACTATGGTGGACAGGGTTCAGGATATGGTGTCACTTATGGTGGACAAGCTTCAAGCTACGGTGGTCAATATGGTGGTCAAGATACAAGCTACGGTAAGTGTAAACAGAGTGCAAACTATGGGGGAAAATATGATCAAACTTATAACGCACAGTCCGGAAATGTATATggtaatatatataaaagagggacgaaagataccagagggacagtcaaactcataaatcgaaaataaactgacaacgccatggccataaatgaaaaggacaaacagacacacaatagtacacacgacacaacatagaaaacgaaagaataaacaacacgatccCCACCAAAAATTAGGGGTGCTTATAATAATAAAGCTTTCAAATAGAGCCAAAAGTTTGCATAAGATATAAAGTTGTAAGAGATCACATTCTCAAGAAACATTTGTAACATCAAAACATAAAACTCCACAcgaaaataaatcattataaagaAAACATACACACTctcttttttttactaaaattgaCGATTAAAACCAATCGGAAGTTAGACTGAAATATTCTTGACTTTCAAAGTCGCTAATTAATGATGATGTTCAGCCATCATCGAATCAAAtagttaaacaattaaaacattaaatgtttTAGTAAAATTAGTATGTGTATAGACATGTTCATTCCTTGATGCGCGAAACTTGAACTATTTATTGATAGTGACTTTCTTGGATTCATAGCACAGTTTTTCATTTGCATTAATCGTTCTTGATTCGATCCagtaaataatttagaaataagcTAATGAAATGCCTATACAAGGCGTTTATTGGTGTCAATTCAAAAAAAACTGCAAAGGTTTTTTTCAATAGTCAGCACTTGTGTTGACATGCATagcaattatatggtcatttttataaataaatgtctaCAAAAGAATGAATCATTCGAAAATcataggattttcttatcccagtcttagattaccttagcagtattatgcacaactttttgaatttcGGGTCCTCAGTTCTCTTCAACTTTACACTTGGTTTGGCTAtcttactattttgatatgagcgtcgtTGATaagtctggcgtatcaaattataaacctggtaccttaaATAACTCTTAGGTTATTAGTTAACCAAAGTGCACCTTAGTGTTTTATCTCactgtataaaagagggacaaagtaaacaaaactgttaaaccaaaaatgtgaaaaaaatgtccTAATTCTGTATAATTTCCTCTTTTTTAGGCAAAAATCAGCGATACGGTTCTAAATATTAAAGCGAGGTAAGATGGTTATAACTGGCAGCCAAATTGTACGTTACAAAAAGGTTTTCAGATTCAAAGGaaaaatcataaatcataaaTCAAATGATATTAATACTGacaatgtatatgtatttaaatCGTGTAcatcaaaaatacaaaaaggGCTTTTATAGCACACAATATATTCAACAGAAATTATTTTTGAACATCATTGACCCCAATGTTGCTCAATATTAAGTTTCGTGCTTAATGAGCTGAGCATGTCGTCCTACGTCTGACCACGGTCTTTCTACTTTTTCTACATTTTGGGTTTCAATTGATAGCATACAATATAGCAATATATAAATCCATTGCGTCTGGAATACCCATACTGATCACAATTCCAATTTCTTCCGTGTATAATTtctatttttgacttttttacttattatgtccgtttgttttgtttacacaccGTTGCCAttataatggaattctatgcgCATGTCATACagttgagaggtttagcttgctataaaaccaagtttatccaccattttctacataagaacatgTCTGTACCAAGTAAAGATATCACAGTTGTTtcccattcgttttatgtgtttgagtttttaatttttccatttaattaaaggctttccgttttgatttatttcggagttcggtatttttgtgattttactttatctACTGATCTCTCTAACCTATTCCAGATTCATTTACTCTTTCAATAGCACCATTCTTTGTCACACTGTCCGACAACAATCAgaactatctttttttttaaatgtcatgtaTTTAGTATGAAGCTAATAGCAACAAAAAATTTCAAGCAACTTCGAAATTTCTTATCCCATGTATTGGAAGTTTTGAATCATATCGAGAGCTTTGTATGGCCTCCATAGACCCTTCGGTATCGTTTTACCATGTATCTCTTCAAAAATAGAGGTTTTGTTAATATTAGGAAAGGTGAGCTTTTATTACTTTAGTAGTTACTTCTTTATATTACAAAGTTTTGAGCTTGCAAATTGAGAATATCAACTCGTAGTACAAGGGTTTGAAGATGCAAGGTTACGGAGATTATTGTCGAGTCCGTCAGTGCCCGTGTACCTTATTCTGTTTTATTCCAACGATCGAAAACGTTGTTGTCAAACATATTTATAAGCTTTTAGCTTCAGTAACATCTCTACCCATTAAGTAGCATCAAAAGGAAGAAATAATATGTAACCGAACTTAACAACCTTAGAAACatctatatatttaaaacatcaaaacatATGACTATCACAAAAAGTTTGTTCTATGCAGTTGTGTATGGTAGAAATTTGAGAGAAAAATACATgtagaacaaaaaatatattcggctcaaattaataatcaaatcgacaaaaaaataggCACTATAATCGATGGTCAACAAAGTCGGTGAAGTTTGAACAATATGTATTCTttaaacatcttttaaaattatGTGAAGCGATTTCCGTTgtttttatgttcattttttttacatttcagaaATCAATTAATATCAATGACATAACTGATGAAGAAAATTGTCCTTATATGTATTATAGCAtatattatttcattatatataccATTTTAGACGCCCGaagatgttttaaataaaaaaaatatttctaggatctttaatgttttatttagcCTTATTAAAAGTTTATTGACTGTATTTTGAGAAATACATTTAAACTTGACAAATGGTTTTGttggctataaaaccaggtttaatccacaattttctacttacgaaaatgtttgtaccaagtcaggaatatgacaattgtcaTCCTttcgtttgatcttttgattttgccattatatTACTGtctatccgttttgaatttcagTATTCatgcgattttacttttttggtttTTTAGTTTAGGATTAAAGATCATATGTCGACCTCCGAATGCATGTTGAGAAGTAGTTGAAACGTGTCTTGCCTAGGTCTCTCATGATAtagaatgtacatgtatagaaCTTTAATGGGATGAGAAGTCAGAAAAATGATTTTCAACGATCAAAGATAAAGAAAAGTATTCAGCCACTGAATTTCTAAGTACTTTAATAGTAATTGCATTTGGTGTAATAGACACATGGATGTGTAAATTCATCACACATGAGCCTATCGAGtctactaaatatatatattataacatacgaaattgtaatatttttttcacaaagctTGTATTTGCAATTCAAatgaaaacatattacaaaacatactttcaaaatgtataaacattgaaaattataAACATTAGAATGGAAACACCTCTACCCTAGGTTTCTCGCACTTGTTTTTAGATATCACTATCCATAAACACTTTCGAAAAATCAGCAAATTGCCCCTAAGACTACTTACATATGGTTATTCCATAGATAAAAGATATAAACGAGCTTTATCGGTTCCTAGTATATTGAATCTAGTAACTTATTATTTGTTGATAATATTGCTCTATTGAGGTAAGCGTGCTGTTAGTGGAAGTTTGGAGCTTGTTTTGTCTCAAAAACACCAGAGATATATACACTTTTTAATGCTGAATCTTATAATTGTGTcatcttatataaaaatgcaGTGCAATTAACACAATAGCAGAAGTATCTACTTTAGAAGAGACAGACAATTCAATCCTGCTGCGCACTTCACCAAATTAAGGCTTTATTTCTTCCAGTGGTGGCGCTGACGGGGGTATTTGTACTGAGAAATCCAATGTAGCAAATGTTACCTCTGCATAGCTAGGTGGTAGTATCACGTCGGaatcaatcattttattttcacctataaaaaaacaattatcacaGTCTCTGATTAAAACATTAAACCCTATAATTTAGTTATGATCAATATGATTAAAAAGATACCCATACAATACTGAGTTTTTGTCTTAATGTGAATCATGCAAATATTAAACAGATCAACACACTGTCTCCATCATTGCAAAACAAAGAAACCTCAGAACGATACCACTTAATAGATAATTTTTTAACAACACATTCACATATTTAGAGGATATTTTTTAGTGAACAATCCCCATTTTGTCTTACTTATCCACATCACTCACTATTGCAAAATCCAACGTTAACGGTTTCTTATTCGTCCTGATATTTTAGACCTTGATAgtaaaaataattgttatattcATGATAGGACAGGATTAGGGAATGACTGTtcaatgatttttgttttgtttgaattggCCTGTTTGATCCTACTTTTGGATTAAACACAACAATGATGCCGAGGCGCTTTTCTGAATTCATCTACCTTAACAACTTTCTATGCCCTAACATCAACGCCAATGATGTAAACTGTCCATTTTGCAGTTAGTGCCACATGATTGCAGTGACGTTTggggttttattttaaaattattattccGCTTGTTACACTTAATAGCAACTGTAATTTAACCCAAAGTTTTTTAATGATTACAGAAATTGTACTTAAAATCTTTCTTTGAGGCTTTATAATATTGATAAAGGTTATAATGATATAATGTCATCATCATATGTATACTGTTGTTTGCCAATTCGTTAGTTCATAGTTTGAAGCCAGACATTTTGAAGATTCAATTTAAGCAAGGGATAATATCGTGTCTACCTGTACTTTTTTACACTGTTGCGTGGTATCatttactgctcacaaggaagctattaaaccaagagttccaaatggtgaagttgaaatcatcccttcgtatattttacggacaccatcacgagttggttgaccgttatggaataaccgtttcacaaatgatatcggatatgttccttacgtcgtaactacaatccccttccctttcatgaatgtgacctaccgaattagactatttaccggatttgtaatcacataagcaacacgtggagcaggatctgcttacccttccggagcacctgtgatcccccctagtttttggtggggttcgtgttgtttattctttagttttctatgttgtgttatgtgtactattgtttttcggtttgtctttttcatttttagccatggcgttgtcagtttgttttagatttatgagtttgactgtccctttggtatttttcgtccctacTTTTAAATCATTCAcgaaaagaaattgaaaaactTAATGTAAactatgttattgaaattttcaCCTTTCCTGTGTAACGAATcttgaatacaaaatattttccaaaaataatattaatacatCTTATCTTAGAACTTTCATACATCGAAAAAACAATGTGAACCATTTCTAAAAGAAGGAAAATCACAGAGGATATGCCTAAAATAACTATATACTATTTGATTTTATACTTTGAAagacaaaattatttaatttctatCTATGTGACGTTTACAGGATGTTAACCTAACCATGTGCCGGTCAGGGTAAGGATTCGGTCCCAGTACTTACAATCTTTCAATCGTTTATAGGTAGATTTAACATAGATAAGGGTCCCAAACAAATTACTAGTGTATTGTAAAACCAAtcatgtctatttgttttgttcacgcatcgtggtcaatataatgaaatttgatgaaactgtcatacaagttagaggtttaggtagctataaaagagggacgaaagataccaaagggacagtcaaactcataaatctaaaacaaactgacaacgccatggctaaaaatgaaaaagacaaacagaaaaacaatagtacacatgacacaacatagaaaactaaagaataaacaacacgaaccccaccaaaactaggagtgatctcaggtgctccggaagggtaagcagatcctgctccacatgtggcacccgtcgtgttgcttatgtgattacaaatccggtaaatagtctaattcggtaggtcacattcatgaaagggaaggggattgtagttacgacgaaaggaacatatccgatatcatttgtgaaacggttattccataacggtcaaccaactcgtgatggcgtccgtaaaatttacgaagggatgatttcaacttcaccatttgaaactcttggtttaatagcttccttgtgagcagtaaccctctatcaagaaaatcatgataggaaatgcaagcacgggaatatcgtatcaattgggagatatataccccgtatgcaggtgctgttggaatgttgctacttagaaatggaaagttcacaattggaaagctgaaatcatctcttttgtcgtaaagttttgttttcaaccgaccctcattgtcaatttctagatgtaagtcaagatatgaagccgacttaactgtatctgtagtatcctttatctccaataaggttcaatccacaattttctacataagaaaatgcctgttacaagtcaggattatgatagttgttatccattcgtttgatgtgtttgagcttttcattttgccatttgattagggactttccgttttaaattttcctcgcaattcaatatttttgtgattttacttttttcgagtgTTCATTTGTGcttttgtaataattttaatcAGAAACTTGAGACAATAGTAAGGGAagctaaataaataaatgattctTGTATTATAAGGTCGAAAGATTCGTTCACCGTGGTTAAATAACAGATATCCATAAGTCTACCCTTGAAATACAGAACAAACAATTCTAACCAACATACCTTCGATTAAAAGATTTTGTTCTCTAATAATTGAGGCTATATCTGCGACTGGTATAGTCTGGTTATGGTTACATGTTTGACTTTCTGTATTAAATGCTGGCTGCTCTATCTGTATCGGCGATGTGTCTGATTCAACTTCATTGAGGGGTAGGCGGTCACTCTTTTGATTTGTATTTTCAATAGTTATTTCAAGTCCTGAATCTTGACGAGTTGATCCTTCTAAATTGGAACTGGAATTTGTACTAGTATTCGAGGTTAAATTTACCTTCAGTTCCGAACAATCTTGAAATGAAAATTGACTATCTGTTTTAGGAATTTCGAAATGCACCGTATGTAATGCATGCGATGATTCATTCTTAGTTAATGTACATATCTCTGTGTCACTTCGAATTTCATCAAACAAAGATTCGTCAATTATGCCATCTGTCACAGAGGATGCAGACGACGGACTTGTTCTTTTTCCAAACAGACGATCACAACAATAGTCCTCCTTGTCGAAACACTTTGCAAAACAACTACAACAATACCATTCTGTCCAATGACGGAAGTCGCTCTCGTTATGTTTCTTACAGAATAAGACACAAAACACAATAGCAACAACCACACAAGCTACCACGATCAACACAATGGCAATTGGACCTATAAAATATTTCTCATTAATGAGAAATTTTGataccaatgaaaataaagtaTAATTTGTATAGAGGTGTTTATATTTCCAACGTCTACATTTTTACGTTTGTTgctatacataatatatattttttttcgtttttcgtctAGTTAATAAATCAGtctgttagttttctagtttgaattgttttacatgtgtcattgcggggccttttatagctgactatttgtATGGGTTTTGGTTATTGTTTAAGGCTGTGCTGCAACCTATAGTTATTACTTTTTATGTAAAAttgtctggtggagagttgtcacattggcaatcatatcacatcttcttatttttagatACGTGGCCGTAACATCAAAccattgtagacgaaacgcgtgtatGATGTACAAAGTTATAAGACTAGTACCTTAGTACCTTTGTGGAGTGTTTTCCTATCCAAATATCTATAATTAATAAATCCTATAATTGTGATACGAATATCGAATATTTACCTAACAAGTCAGAATGAGACAACAATAATATTCCAACCTCTTAGCAATCCACGCTTAATACCCCGTTATACCTTCGACTAATATTGCATGCTCAAGACTTAgcaaataatacataaaataccTAGTTTTATATGAATAGCTACGCAAAAGCATAACATCATAAATTATGGGATTTGTGTATTCATTGTGTTCTCATATGGTTAGAATTGTACTTCATGGGCAAcacttttataaaaaaagtatttttcagGATCATGTTTTCCTTATATTCTTTTGTATAAAGATTCTAATTTACTACTTTCAAATGTGAATCATATGAAAATAACCACAAACCAAAGTGACCGTGTTCAAGTTTTATGTTGTGTAAATTCATTAGTCTATAAACGTAACGGTATGATACTCATGTAATGATGTCTCTTTTGAAACCGTATATAGATCAAAGGAACGTTCACTTTTGTAAATACTTACCCATTTTATGCCAGACTGTGCATTCCTTCTGGTAGTTTTTTCTGGGTATAGATTTTATTTTGGGTGGCTTTTTTATTTCTGTACAAAGGAAAATTAGAAACAACTTTAAGTAAACTGTGGTTTAACTGTTTGAACAATATAAACACGTGTATAGTTAAACATGAACAAAAGAATAAAAGTATAAAACCGAC
The window above is part of the Mytilus galloprovincialis chromosome 4, xbMytGall1.hap1.1, whole genome shotgun sequence genome. Proteins encoded here:
- the LOC143070888 gene encoding uncharacterized protein LOC143070888, whose product is MNMFILVLCVCYAAVANGSSKYKGPTYIDLGVTRFLPAKYSKTWNEQDKPIPYFTGLPQHLRGQAFALAVDSPLVRIGTGGGIGGGLGGGLGGGRGGGHGGGGRIGGGRGGGHGGGNGGGFKGGRGGGHGGGIGGGLGGGIVVGIGGGRGGGHGGGNGGGFKGGRGGGLGGGRRGGYGGGLGGGIVVGIGGGRGGGKGRGGQGPSYGGQYGGQATNYGGQGSGYGVTYGGQAPSYGSQYGGQATNYGGQGSAYGVTYSGPVSSYGGQYGGQAAYYGGQGSGYGVTYGGQASSYGGQYGGQDTSYGKNQRYGSKY
- the LOC143073650 gene encoding uncharacterized protein LOC143073650, with amino-acid sequence MGPIAIVLIVVACVVVAIVFCVLFCKKHNESDFRHWTEWYCCSCFAKCFDKEDYCCDRLFGKRTSPSSASSVTDGIIDESLFDEIRSDTEICTLTKNESSHALHTVHFEIPKTDSQFSFQDCSELKVNLTSNTSTNSSSNLEGSTRQDSGLEITIENTNQKSDRLPLNEVESDTSPIQIEQPAFNTESQTCNHNQTIPVADIASIIREQNLLIEGENKMIDSDVILPPSYAEVTFATLDFSVQIPPSAPPLEEIKP